The following nucleotide sequence is from Roseofilum capinflatum BLCC-M114.
GTCGATTACAACTGAGGTTATGCAACGCGATTAATGAACAAGCAGAACCGGAGAAAATTGCTTATGCTTTTCCTGAGTTGCGGTGTTCGTTTGGAGATCGCTCTCTTGTCCCCGATATTGCGGTGTTTCTCTGGTCAAACATTCCTTTTGAGGAGGATGGAGAAGTGCCCAATGATTTTCTCTTACCTCCAGATTGGATCGTTGAAATCTTGTCCCCAGAACAAAGCGCGAATCAGGTGATGGGAAAGATTCTGTATAGTTTGCGATCGGGGAGTCAACTCGGTTGGTTAGTCGATCCCCAAGATCGCTCCATTGTTGTCTTTGAGCCGAATAAACAACCGGAATGGCTAACGGGTAGCGATCGGCCC
It contains:
- a CDS encoding Uma2 family endonuclease, which codes for MTITLLPINTLSEFLKRPETKPASEYINGEIIQKPMPKGKHSRLQLRLCNAINEQAEPEKIAYAFPELRCSFGDRSLVPDIAVFLWSNIPFEEDGEVPNDFLLPPDWIVEILSPEQSANQVMGKILYSLRSGSQLGWLVDPQDRSIVVFEPNKQPEWLTGSDRPQTLAGLELELTIEQIFGWLKLN